Sequence from the Microplitis demolitor isolate Queensland-Clemson2020A chromosome 2, iyMicDemo2.1a, whole genome shotgun sequence genome:
TATTGAACTTTTATTCCAAAATGGGTGTCGGTCATTTTCCAGTTTTATTGACAAGTCGCGATAGGGCGCGAGTGACGCCCAATTTTGACGGAATATCGGTCTCCAACTTTCAAAATCGATTACACCAAGtccagaaaaattttcatcaacttGCTCTTCAAGGTGGGTCGTAAATAAATCCAAGTGACTCTGTAAATTACCTTCTTGTGGTACTCCACCATTTCTTCGAGTTATTGtaccttgaaaaaaaaatatttttgacccTTATAATGATTGCGTAACATTCAAAACGCTGAAACGTTGCTTGCTATTTTTATATCGAAATCAAAATTAGATTCGAGGCATTAATCCTCTAGtttaaatagattttgaaaatgtttatGTCAAATGATATTATGGGATACTGTaggttgaaaaataaattagtgaaaaaattattagattcaattttttgctttatctcttaaaataaatttttgaaacctaTTGCAGGAACTTaatcaaattgttttttgaattaatatccTTAAGTTTGACTAAAATTTCTAGggtaggtaaaaaaaatacatttggaACATGTCCGcagaaaattcataaattctaATTTCGTTCGTgaggaaatttgaatttttcacttCACCTCCaaatattaagttttaaaaaagtactCCAGCcctttgatcattttttttttaattgtagccaagtctaaataaaattctacccACCCGCATTATTCTTTCTTGAAAAACTTTCcatgttttaatttcaagtttCCACAacttgttaaaataaatttccgcTCATTTAATTCTACTAATgaacttaaattaaatcattactCTTAGCCAAAATAGTTACTTAccattatgatttttaatcaaCGCCGGAAACATTCCAGGGTCATAGAGTATGACAATTTTTTCTCCCcggaatttatcattttcattctgataaattccaaatttatttaaatcattcatatatattccATACTTTTGACACATAAAAGTCGGTACATTCCAGTAAACTTGATAATTACGTACTCTGtagagacaaaaattttcagataaaaaaaaaatagaaatttctagttaaagaaaagttcaaaaaactaattaaatttttttttttttttttttcttcaaatttattagcattcataatgaatggcaaaatattaaatatcgtTCGATAACTTACTTCAAATATGTAGCGTCGTTATCAATAACtcttagtaaaattattaaaatatataacatatctAATAAATGAAGgaataaataatcttttatatattttatttttatgaatttttcaaattaactgAGGTTCTTatataattaagtattaattacttGGGTATTTGTTCTACTTATTTTTTCcctacttatatatttttttagattatatttgttcattaatgatcaattaaataatcataaaaattattataataatagaaattataatgacagtacactgaaaaaaataactaggTAGTGCAACATGAACCAGTCTATGTGAGTCACCATGAAAAAATCATGTTGGGGCAACATGATAtccctgtttaaaaatattgattgaaaaaaattaaaaatgatgaaattcgtATTCTTTTCAactatttcaattcttttgtttagTACATGTAGATGTACAGTTTGCATGGAGTAATCGCATCTCAATCCTTtcaattagtatttttaaccagAGATTTCatatgtaataatataacattCATTTTGCAccaatatgaaaaaattatataatgttACTACAACATGAAAATTCATGCTTTCTcaatatgattttttcatattgtTGCAACGTGAATGTCATGTTACTGGAGCATGAAAAATCATATTGCTCCAACATGATTGTAATGTTACCAAAACATGAATTTTCATGTTGTAGTGACATTACATGATTTTTTATGATGACCTACCTAGACTGATCCATGTTACACCacttagttatttttttccatgaaaTAGAAATCTCGGttgtatttgaaaaattattttattacgctgtaatttttgaaaatttatatataaattatgttaattgTCTTCCTGACCTTAGGGATGAAATGTTACGATTTCAGATCGGGGTGAAATTTACCGAGTCAAAAGCGAGAGCTGAAATCACCCGATCTCAAATCTTGTTTTATATGGAAATTTAAGTCTTACGGCTTTCCATGTGAAAATCCAGATATCTATGGTTTTCTACAtggattcttatataaatccatacaCTCCTATTTTGATTCCTATAGATTCTTGCATAAACCCATACTGTTCTATACGGATTTCTAGGGCTTCCCATGCAATCCGACATGGATTTCGTTTTTATTGGGACTAGACTACAATGATTTTTCACGATCATGTTTAACATACACGTGTACGATCAAACAATCATATTCTACGGCAGCACACGGAAAACTTACGGCAACTATGTTTTATTTTGCAATTATACGGTAAGTTTACCATACAAAGGTCCTTTTTCCGAAACTTATCGGTATTTGACTGCATTTCACGGCGAATTGCCATGTAAAATATGATCGCGAAACATAATAACTCTGGCGGTCCTGAATCACGGTGTATTACGGTGAATCACCGTGAACGATCACCATGATGCTACCGTAATACACCGCGATGTTGCGGCGAATCACAGTAAATCGACGCGAGATCTCACCATGATGTAAATAAAggcaataaattatgaaaccTCGATGGGGCAGcagaattttacaaaaattcacTTTGAATTACGGTGAATCTCCATAGTTTGATTACAGAACATTACCGTGGTTCACCGTGAATAGACGTGAATCACCGTGATTTTACCTCGAATCACCGTGAAAGCTCACCGTGATATCACGCACTCATTCTCGGTAATGTACGGTGATTCACTGCAATTTCACGGTAATTCACCGTAAATTACCGTGAATCACCGTAACTTCACCCTATTAGCGTGATTCGCCCTATATCACGGTGAATTATGACCGCTAGGAAATACGGAAACAATCGGGGAAATTCCGGTAGTTCGGTATTTTATACCATTTTTATTCCAGATCTCaccataaaattcaattaatgttattttacaCTAAAGAAATTTGATGTTTTGGTTTTTCATGCCGTAACTCATATGAAATTACTTAAAAGAATAaactctatttaattattattattatgattattgagaagtaatgggaaaaaaaattatattcaaatagttaaattttattaaagtgataaaattttatttaatgactcATTAACAATATTGTAAATGcacttattattaataaatattcaactcGGTAAGTACTAATAGCAGtcacaaaataatcatttctattaaaaatattaaatcggagactgaaatttttcacaggaTTCAGTTGATTTGTGCGGAAGTACGAATGTACGagttattgatattttgttaattgctaaattaattttgttaattattgcAGGAATAAAAAggatctatttaaatttacggtctttttaattctaaaaaaaattggaaaaatatttttaaaattataaaggaaataaaatttttttttttaggttaacATGcagtcaaaaataataaattttctgattACTGAATTACATTTTCTAGTaattacttgaaataaattatgtctaaaaattttttctaattttttataataataaaaacaaatacgacattaattataattatttatttaattactaaaaaaaaaaaatttcaagatacataaactttttttattacaaaaaaaattttttatctacatcttaaaaaaaaaatcccaaagGTCTAAACCctagaatataaaataaaatgagcaacaaaaaaatatttattttctctggAACAAATTTCCATAACTGTCTAATCAAGCAACAGTTTTAACTTTTGtaacttcaattattttatttttattttcttttattaaattaaaaataaaagaaacacgTGAGTTGGGACTTgtgaattcgaaaaaaaaaaaaaaaaattattttattgtgtgaatttattttattcatggTATTAATTAGTCTACTGCAAGACCAATCCAATTTTGTTGGGTGTCATACTAGGACAGCGCCAATTGTAGAGGTAGTACTGAAGATTGCCGTCGCCAATACCAAATTtaagattttctaaaaattctttattatcCATTAGATCTAATGCATTGAACACATCAAAGTCCAGctgtaatatataaataaattattatttttaatgccatcaataattttcatttaacagAAATTTATATACGACTGTTCATAAAATACGTCACGCAAAATTTTACCTCTTTAGATCCCCCCCCCCGCCATTATTAcgcaaatatatgtatataaatattaatatatttacaaatatgaaaCGAATAACTTTCTATCgtaacagaaataaaaatttaaaaaaaaaaccaagagaaaaatttgcaaaattgTTTGATGAGTTGCGAACGTCACGTTTTCTTAGACCCCCGATCCCTGACCCCCTTTATCAAGAACTCCGAGTGAtggagtaaattcggattgaaataaaactcACATTCACTTAAAATTTGCTTCCCGCCTTTTTTTATCCGCGAGAATTTCTcgcatcaaaatttttcaccaCAAAAACTCTTGTAAATTAATTCACtcgaacaaaaattaattatgcgATACACCTTGACACCTATACAAAAATACCTATATCatgattatcatcattatatgTCTCTTACACACACCCAAGATATTATACCACCCGGCACAAGGTGTCcggtcaaaatataaaaaaaaaaatttcccatacAAAAATAACCATGCTAAAATAccataaaactaaaatatccAATGACAAAAATAACCTGATACAAAAACCactaaatacaaaaataaccataaaaataaaaactatatgCTAAAATATATAGTTAAGGTGGTTCGACCGAATCTAatgtaaaaaggattttccAACTTGAAGATTTAAAACTTAGTATACATGTAAAGAAGTACTTTGTCTatgtattctcaaaatttgaatatgatccaccgtctagttttttagaaaaaaaaatttgtaattgacgtttttaaagttcttataaaCAGGCTCTTATGGCGGACAAGCTCCCGATATGACttgttcttttattttcattattaacttcccaagtttaaaaaataaaaaaccacatgccataaacttgaatatttttggaatatgataagattttaacaatatagtgttaccgttgtaattatttaaataattcaagttaaactttattatttaatctcgttcatcgatagagataaatattattgagggTTTGGCAACATCGTGGAAgcagctgagagaaaaaacaaagatagaaatacattaataagagagacgagattagaaataaatttttcccgctttaatttgaatatcgatgtgTAAGAGGTTAGAACGCGGTGttgccaaatctttttatgaaatcatatgagtcaaaaataaccaagtcatttcattactttctttaattgaataagtaataaatattaatttatgaattcgttatgtcattataaattaaaataatgaattattataactattaggagaatttagcaaacaaaaaaattcaaacactactttgactcactagtgtcggtcgaacctccttaacAATATCTGCATACATTAATATCCAATCGATAAGCTATAAATCTATCACTATCAATATAATGAaatgtgtaaaattttttagtgtatgaATTAGTTGATATATTGATGTGATATGGAATGGTGgcaataagtttttattaccAGGTTATTATTGtatctgattatttttgtacTTAGATATTAATTACGAGGATATTATTGTGtctggttatttttttatgatgttatttttgtaaatagtcATTTTTGTATCAGGTTATTTTTGACTAGTTTTTATTGTGATGGTTATTAAAAACAGGGTACTTAGGACTGTAACCCTGGCACGATACCGCGAAGCTCTACTGCATTAATCGGTCTGGCTCTCGATTTagcaacaaaattaattaatttaatgtctGTTAAATTTTACACTTCTTTATATTTGAACAaactaatattaaaattttagacatactaaaataatttgaaatttcttttttttgttaaaaaaaatggcatcTGGcatattattatcaacaaggAAAGTGTctgacattaataatttttgtttatagtttttaaaaattagtgaaaaaaaaagttcttcttaaaattatttgaaaattcaatattttcacctgTTTAGGTGTTATGCGCAGTAGGGAACGCAACGACTACCAGCAACCAGATGACCCGCATAGTAATCGAGGGAGCGTAAAAAAAGACATATCAAAAAACTAGCTTTCGTAAAAATTCTCTCAAAAACGTTACTAGCTCTTAGACTAAGAAATTTATTCCCGACAAATTATTGCATGATAAAAAAGCgtacgtaatttttttagtgtctTATGGGAAGTAATTAAACTTACGTTTCTAGCTGAAATTAATGCATCAGTCATGAGCTCAACCCATGGGGTTTTAGTAGAAACATTGTAAAAACTATAGGCAGCGCGCAATGTTTTATGCACTTGGTGATGCATTACTGAGCTTGGCAATGTATAATAACTCACTAAGTCTGTTATTTTACCATCATTTTCGACAATGAAACTGTTTATTATACCGTCCTGCGGTAAAAACCAGTGTCGAAATTCGTCTTTTGTAAAAACTGGCGCCAAGTCAAATTTCTCGAGGTActtgaatagtaaaaaaaaagttataagtaTTTATGACAAtagaaatagtaataataataaaaggaaAGTGAATTACCTCGTTGAGTAACTTATGGGCACGATTGACATCACGTTCTTCCAACTTTCTGTATCCTGGAGTTCGTGGATGTTCgggtaatttataaaatttaagagtTCTTTGCATTGTCATGTTACGCGACaagtgagaaaatttaatctcaATCAGCTTCTTTGGGTTCAATGAGCGATGCCAGTAACGACAAGTCGCGATTGGTTTTGGCAGAACGACACCAGCCGTATAAACGGCTTGAAATATACCTTGTAAGTTGACTCGCCTTGTTATTTCACGAATCAGTACTGGCGCGACTCGTTTTGATCGTAATTTTTTGTGCACACacaagaaatttatttccacCATTTTTTGTGTActgtaaaaatgaataaattatttatatttaagaaaaagtcGACgaatgtcaattaaaaaatttcgatctAACAAAATTGGGTTCAAATTgttccttaataaattatctatatgCAATTTAAAAAGTGTAGAAATAGTTTTGTGAGTAAAatagtcagaaaaaaaaaacgttgatAAATCACCTTCAGCGCTTCGCGCTTGAGGCGTgcaataaatatatcgatttaattggagatatcaattaaaaattaaatttattgttgaggttagaaaaaaaaattaaataattactgatcATAAACTCGTAGTGTTGCTGGTATTGCTGATATAAAACCAACCAAACGTCCACTTTTAGATACACGGACACCACAGTGCCATTCTTTACACCAACCAGGTGGTTGCAATGccctttaataaaatataaatcaatagTATATCAAAcattattaatatgaaaatgtatataagaaataataaatgtaatttaccattttaaaaagttttgagGATAA
This genomic interval carries:
- the LOC103576954 gene encoding glycylpeptide N-tetradecanoyltransferase, giving the protein MEDKSRVVDREIKKEDNHDKNAKSKSSKKRDRKKKNQTVNSNDNNQLISPTMTSSETTTTTNASGEVPGACFSIKEIQLAMEVFKMQHKPAKTQEEAMQKTYQFWSTQPVPKMDEKISINEPIEPNKTLIRPEPYSLPADFQWDTLNLDDPLVLAELYTLLSENYVEDDDAMFRFDYPQNFLKWALQPPGWCKEWHCGVRVSKSGRLVGFISAIPATLRVYDHTQKMVEINFLCVHKKLRSKRVAPVLIREITRRVNLQGIFQAVYTAGVVLPKPIATCRYWHRSLNPKKLIEIKFSHLSRNMTMQRTLKFYKLPEHPRTPGYRKLEERDVNRAHKLLNEYLEKFDLAPVFTKDEFRHWFLPQDGIINSFIVENDGKITDLVSYYTLPSSVMHHQVHKTLRAAYSFYNVSTKTPWVELMTDALISARNLDFDVFNALDLMDNKEFLENLKFGIGDGNLQYYLYNWRCPSMTPNKIGLVLQ